The region aCAGCCATACAATATCAGCAAATATGTTGTTGTCTTAATAATTTACCCACTTTTTTAATGAAGTTATACAAGAATTTGTTAAGTCTGTGTATGTAGTTATGAAATGGCATAttgaaatgtaaacattaatCAGTGCTTCTGTTTTTGACACACTTTCGTACCTCTGCTTGTTACTCTTCGGGTCCATGGTGCTGATGGACAAGCGGTCCAGCGGAGTATTGGAGCCAGAGAAGCTCCTCTTTCTCTTGGTCTCCATGACATCATTCTCCAAGCGGAGCAACTGATCCAGAAGCAGTAGTTTAGCATTAACGGAGCCTGAAGCCTTCTGTGTAACTGAAACAGTTTGACCTTCATGGCTCTCCACTGAAGCAGGTTCCACATACTAATATAAACCAAAGAGGAAGAAAATAtgatattatataaatataatatggaAATTGTATTTTCTATGACAATTAAGTGCTTCTTTTATATTTAGGACTGGGCAACAAAAACTGGTAAATCAGTGCAATGCTACAAGGGGTAAAAAATCACTATATGCAAGGGACAAGTCCCAAAACCAGTactacactgaaataaaaacagtgaggtttctgtagtggaaatcattTCAACCATTGTGTTTTTTACACACTaatgcaaagaaaaacataccAGGATCCTAATCCATAACAGAATCCAAATATCTGAGAAAGAGATAATTTATGATGGACTGAGGTGAAGTAGAAAAACGTCCACTGGttctattaataaaaaaaaatctatttggAATTTCTGTGTGCTTGGGGTTAAAGAAGAGAGGGACCATTTGGCTTATATAAGCACACCGTCAAACAGCCAGCTTCCTGATGGTCTGTGGCTGCATTAGCGCATATGGCATGGCTGACTGGTGCATCTGTGAAGACCTgatatatgtatacacacacaagatttGGAGCAACCTTAGTTATTTGTTTTTGGCAAGTTCAGTTGTTTAGTAAATATcaacaataaatacaatttcCTTTGAATCCTAATTATAGATGGTTACAGTTCTACATTGCAGTTTTCAGATCAAGTGTGACAGAGATGAATAGGTTGTAAATTGCAGGCCAGAACATGTCTCAGAACTCAGCAGAGTGCTCCACGAACCAATTCTGAACATTTGTGCATGGTGCATTATAGTGCAATAATATCGTATCATTGTGTGGAGGGCTGCAAATGGTCACCAAAGAGTGAAAAGTAGCAGGCAGTGTTACATGACTTATTTGCAGATCAGTAGACCCAACCCATGCCACAAGGACACACCCCATACTGGCATGAACCCCACAACCAGCCTGCACAGTGCCTTGTTGATAACTGAGGTCCATGGCTTCATTGAGTCTGCgccacacacaaaccatcaaacatcacacacaaaacatcagccagaaacTATTGGTACAGTGATTCATATGACCATGCCACATGTTGGCGGTCCTCTAGGGTCCAGTTTTCAGCCTGGTGAGGTGCCATGGTTTGGTGTCATAATGTTAACAGAGGAACTCCATATCACATGGAAGCTAAAGAATGTTACACTGACATGCAACATATGTCTGTGGGGCCTCCTGCATTGAATGTGGTTTCTGCCTGAGATGTTTGTCTTTGAGTTTGCATGTACAATTCTAACCAGACACCGCTTCTTATGTGGCTGGAAATGCCTCCTATGAGGTGTTCCCATTGCACACATGACACTGTGGATCAAGTAATATTAAATACCTACACAAGTTTGGAAATGGAGTGTCCCCTCCGTCTGGCATGCACTCGTTTGAAATCTGGTAATTATATCCCCTTACCATGAATATGATCACCAGCATTCAGCCTCACTAGAAAACACCTTATGCACAACTTATGCAGGCGTAGGTGTCTTGTGCtcgtttttcttctctttttttaatcagaacATGCATTAAATATACTGTAGAAATCTTCGATGAGAGGTATGTATAGCTATATATTCAAAACAACAAATGctctgactttaaaaaaaacaataaaggaaAAAGGAGCTTAGATTTCTTTTGGTTCatgtgattttatatatatatatatatatat is a window of Hoplias malabaricus isolate fHopMal1 chromosome 1, fHopMal1.hap1, whole genome shotgun sequence DNA encoding:
- the ostn gene encoding osteocrin; translated protein: MLGCSCVLFFFLTVRLFHCSAESFYLTQENPEYVEPASVESHEGQTVSVTQKASGSVNAKLLLLDQLLRLENDVMETKRKRSFSGSNTPLDRLSISTMDPKSNKQRKFVELPRRRVTVPMDRIGVGRLPSNRG